The following nucleotide sequence is from Salvia miltiorrhiza cultivar Shanhuang (shh) chromosome 7, IMPLAD_Smil_shh, whole genome shotgun sequence.
TCAATCGAAACCCCGTAATGCTCAGAGTTGGGTGCGGTTCCAAAATCCCTAACCATTAAGTTGAAGTAAAACTTCCATTTGTTCAACATATCCAGCATGTTTGCAGGTTAAGAGAATATTCATGAACGTAATCTCGTTCGGTCTTATTCCCAATTCCACAAATCGAATCATTAGCATAGTTGTGTATTCCATAACCTTCGATCATGGAACTCCAAGATGCAATGGTTCGCTCGGTCATGCTATCAAAAGCTCTCCGAGCCATACAGAGGTCTCCACCATGAGTATACATGTTCACCAGAGTAGTATCAACATACATATGCTTATCAACACCAAATGTAATCGGCTTAAGATGAATCTATTTCCCCTTATCAATATAACCAAGATTCGAGCAAGCTTGAACCGCGCTAAAAAAGGTCACTTCATCCATGTCACTAATGCTGGTTAAACGGTTCTAGTTAACCGGTTAAAACCATAGTCTAACCAAAAAAACCaattatcggttaaccgaaaatcGGTTTTTATCGGTTTGGTTTGATTATTGGTTAGTGTCTTTATCGTTAACCGATTAATCGGTTTAATTGGTCGGTTAACcagtttattttttaaattaattaataagtatatattttaatattataatttaaaaaatactccctccgtccacgaaatgagtacccatttgtggacggcacgggttttaagaaatgtatgaagtgtagtgtgaataatttaagggtcccactttttgagtgtattaattaaagagatgtgtagggtacacttgccaaaaagggaaatgagtactcatttcgtggacggacgaaaaaggaaatatgggtactcattttgtggacggagggagtacttaaaattaaaaatcaaatcacaaattcacaattaaaGACTAGGGTTTTCTCTGTTTCTGCTGTCTGCGACTTCTGTTTCTGCCATTCCGCTTAGCAGGTGCCTCTCCGACATCACAGCCACCCCCACCGATGCTGCGCCGCCGCAGCCGCAGCAGTCCCGTTCAGCCTCCCAACAGCCCAGGCCGCAAGGTTACAGCCGTCTCCGTTCAACCTCCCAGCAGCCGCAGGCTCGCAGCCGTTAGGGATGTCAACCGGGCTAGCCCGCCGGGTTTCGGgccagccctatcgggtttcgagttaatcgggtgcgggctaatcgggttggagattttgtcggattaaaaattttcaaccctaaccctaaacgttcgggtttcgggctagcccatcgggctaatcggcttaaaggcgtaaaaataaaataatcatttgtattttgttatttttaataatctaatgtataatgtataaaatatacatagaaattaaagatataaattatatagtaagcatgaaatgcaaaaatataagatatttaaaaagaaacatcaagattacatagcaaaaataagtttttaacaataaaatgtttaactttgttaaagaaaaacaataaaatatctaacaatagtttgaactcatagaatcaaagcatctcaaaaatatAGAAAAGTGAAAtaatgagactttataatattttatcattttttaatttttatatctacaTATTCTATGTTAAATATTcgagtttcgggctagcccatcgggttggTCGGGCCGACCCTATCGGGTGTCGGGCTATTCAGTTACGGGCTATcgggttgtaatttttatcgagttaaaaatattcaaccctaaccctcttgggtggcgggttaatcgggccagcccatcgggtttcgggttagattgacatccctagcagCCGTTTCCTAGCCGCCTTCCAACTCCAGCGGCCACACCAGCAGGTCCAGCACGGCTTCTACTTCATGAAAggtagtttttttttattttttcgaaTGCCTCTTTCTGCCATGTTATCAGGAATGTTTACTTCTACATTGTTTGCATCGTTGAATTTGTTGATTTggttatatttttcaatatggTGTTGATTCTGGTatgcctctttttttttttatcaccgTAAACAACTTTTCCTGGTAAAGCTTGCAGTGACAACTCTGAACTAGAGTAGCTGCtttattattgattttgatTTGGCAAGTTGCTATTAACATTTTTCTGAGAATTGTGTGTTGCTGCAATCATGTTTTTGCAGTAAATGGTTCAAAATGGTGGGTAGTTCAGTTAGATGATATAGCTCGTTCGTAGCCATGTCAGTTTTCATATGTTAAGCTATATATCTCATTTTGATAATTCTTGAATGATTTATTGAGCTCATTTGCTGCCCTGTACACATATGATAATTGTGAGCGAATTAATATTCTTATTCAAACGTGACAAACTTTAgtcttcaattttttaaaaagaccAGAAcctctgtttttttttcttttgtttttctcaATTAGCTGGAGAGAGTTGAAGATGGATCACAATCTATCACACAACAAGCTAGTAATAGGCTTGGTTCGCTTGGAATGGAAGACGATGATATGTTTGTGAACTCGAAGAAGACGCACGTGAAGAAGTTGAAGAACCAAAGGCAAAAAAAACTCGGAAATCTTCAGGGACAAGGTCCACTGTTTGGGATGATTATATTCAGATTATGGATGGAGAAAGGGATAAAAAGGTTAAGAAAGAGAATGCAAACAGTGTGGCAAACTAATAAGGGCTGATCCAAATAGAAACGGCACCACTGCTTTGAAGAACCATACTACTTCGTGCTTGAAGAAGCATCAAGCAACAATTAGTCAATCGGTTCTCAACTTACAACCCACTACTGATGGAACAGGGTTGTTGACAAGTTGGAAATTCGATCAAAATGTCGTTAGAATGGCATTGTGTCAGATGATCACCATGGATGAACTTCCATTTAGATTTGTCAAGCGTGAAGGGTTCAAGATGTTTATGGAGGCTGCATGTCCTATGTTCAAGATCCCGGGCAGACAAACAGCACGAGCTGATTGTATGAGATTGTTTTTGGAGCGGAAGGTGATCTTGAAATCTATTTTCCAAGCTAAAGGCATGGGACGAGTGTCAATCACGACTGATTGTTGGATAGAGATcaataacacaaattttatttgtgTCACGGCACATTGCATTGACAAGGAATGGAGATTGCATAAAAAGATAATAAGTTTTCGCAAGTGCACTAATCACACAAGTGATGATCTTACTACTACAATCATATCATCCTTGGAGGAGTGGGGCTTGCATAAGGTACTTTGTTGCACGATGGACAATGCAACGACAAATGATGTTGCAATTAGGTACATGAAGCCAGACTTTGAGAGGTGGGGGACAAGTGTTGTTGGTGGCAAATATTTGCATATGCGTTGTGTTGCTCACGTCCTAAACTTGATTGTGAATGATGGATTGGATGAGATTAGCATGTCCGTGAGACGAGTAAGAGAAGCCGTCAAATGGATGAAGGCATCACCATCTAGAGTGGACAAGTTCAGAAGTTATGCGGTGGCCTTGGAGATTGAATGCAGAAAGTCTTTGACTTTGGATGTGCTGACGAGATGGAACTCTACCTATTTGATGCTCGAGTCGGTTGTGCCATATAAAGAGGTCTTCGATATACATATGAATGTAAATCATGAATTTGTACATGATTTGAATCAGAAGAAGTACAAAAACATGACAATTGAAGTTCCCGACAGCTTTGATTGGGCTAAAGTGAAGATGCTTTGTGATTATTTGGCCAGATTTCATGATTTGACACTTCTCGTTTCAGGTACCATATACATCCCATTTATTTTTCAAGGAAATGTTCTTTAATTTCATGATTTGACACTTCTCGTCTCAGGTACCACATATGTCTCAGCCCATttatttttcaagaaaatgtgctcTATCTTTGAGTTCATTACTCAGTTACAAAGGGATGAAGATGCTGAGATTAGGGCCATGGCCGATGAGATGAAGGCGAAGCTTGGAAAGTATTGGTTGGAAACAGATCAGGTGAACCCGAGAATGAACAAGTTGTTTTACATTGCTGCATTGTTGAATCTGAGACAGAAGATCACACATGTGAAAAAGTGCTTAAGAAAAGTTTATGCTCCTCAGCGAGCGATTGAATTGTTGGGGGAGGTGCGCAACTCATTGAATGAGTTGTTTGAGTATTACAAGAAACAACTTACTTCAGTTGAGGAAGCACTTGCCAATGCACCTACTTCGGTTCAAATTGAACCTCGAGTTAGTGGTGCTCGAGGCCATGTTGATGTTATTTCTTATGATAGTGAAGATGAAGATTCAGGCGATATGTCAGCGATTACTGTTTGCTTTGCTGAAAAGAAATACAAGCACAAAGCTATTGAGGGTGATCAGTTTGATATCCTACAGTGGTGGTCCAAAATTGGCCCGCGCTTCCCTATTCTATCTGAGATGGTTATCAATACATCATCATGGCTGTCCCTATATCGAGCGTTGTTTCTGAGGTTGCATTTAGCACGGGGGGTCGTGTTTTATCTCAATTTAGAAGCTCATTGACTGCTAATATGGTGGAGGCTTTGATATGCGCTGAGCTGAGGATTGGCTCAAATCTAGTTCATCGGATAAATTTCTccaagatgaagaagatgtgCCTGAAACTGAGTTAGAGAAAGAGTTTGAATCGGGTGAGTACTTTAATGTCTTATAAACTATAAAATTCAAATCATTACAAATATGCTAATTATTcttcttgttttaattttaaaaaaattacagttTTGACACAACTTGGGATGAGTAGTGGTGGAGGACATGGAGTACGTGGAGGAACTAGTGGAGATGTTCCTAGTCTACCTTGAATCCGTTTCTTTGTTGTTGGTGTTAAACTTTAGACTTTTGTTACTTTATGTTTtatgttatgtttgttagtGGAGATTAGACTAATTTCATTAGACTTTTTTTATGGATTGAAAGTAATTGACTTATTATTGTGGCTTTTGGTTGTAATATGTGTtagtttgtttaattttattgtcGTTAATTGTTGCCTAGGTTGGGAATTCATTTATTAGaggtgttctttttttttaaatataaaaatacaagtctctataaaaaaaaaaaattgttctaaATAATCACAAGTCattagttggtggagtggataaGACCTTACCTTTCTTTCAAAGGGTAAGAGTTTGAATCCTATTGCCAACAttctaaaattttgaatttctgaGCTGTCTCAATTAAACCGGTTAATCCGTTCAGAATTTATGTATTATTCAGTTAATTCTGTTAACCGAACCGGTCCGGTTAATTGGTTAACCGAATTCTTAACTGGTTCGGTTACCTACAACACCTCATTCTTAAGTGTTGCAAAATATCCTAAACGCGCGGACTTTATAAATCCACATTTGGAATACATGTCAATCAGAACAAACTCATTTGGGAGGTAACTCTTGATGATAAGACAATGAATCTGACATCCCATTTCTGAGAGGTCGATCAGTGGCCAAAGAAAACGAATCTGCTGATATTCCTCGACTCTAACATTCCTTGTCTTCCCCGACACAACCTGATATGAGAATATTCCAAGACACCAAATGCTTAGTATACAGATCAATAAGTTTGGTTGATGGTAGAGCCGTCACGACTAGATGTGTGCGAGTGATCTTATGTTGGTGCAGCCCTTCAAAAGGGGCATGTACACTCTCATTCTCGATTATACATTCCCACTCCCACCATATATAATCACATtgacttcttcttttttgtttaATGATTAGATATAAAGAATTTGTTTGTGCAGctcaaagaaaaaaatatataaatgtcaatcgggccagcttATTGAGTTTCCAGTTAGCTCTATTTGATTGTGGATTATTCGGGTTGAATTTTATCGGATTAAAAAATTTCAATTCTAACCCTCTCGAGTTATCGATATATTAGGGTCAACCTACTGAATTCAAGCTAAATTGATACCCCCCTTCTCATTGCTTCTacagttttattttaatttttatagatAATAAAGCAGTGGAACTTGAACTCAAAAAACTTTCCTTTTCACATAACAGATGTCCACCACTTATTATTTTCCAAGTTCTTTTCTATCTTTTTGAGTTGAGGGACGAGGCACACCAAGCTTATAAACATACAAATAATACTACTGAATTGCCAAGTTCGTTAATACAAGGCTGGTGTCGTGAGAAACTTGTCTACAATATGATCTTATATTAAGGGAATCCAATTCCAAGATATTGACAGCAGAGAAGCAACTCTCAACATGACAAATCAAGCAATTTCCAATTCATGACGTGGTTGTGGGATATGATCTTTCTATCTTCTCTCACAAAAACGCTTCCCATCTACGCGTCTTTCCCGTTGTCCTCGTCCAGTGGATCGTAGGGGAGCTGATGCCGAGGCTGGTTGTATTTCTCGCGCAGCTGTTTAATCGGGATAAAATCCCCGCCACCATCCATTCCATAGAACAAGAAGGAAGCATAAGGGTGTTCAAACCTATCCTGGGCAGGCCCAATCATCATCCTACTTGTTAACACAAGCACAACAGCTTAAGACAACCTTTGTAGTTTGATAGAAATATGGTCTTACACTAACCGTGTCTTGTTGATCTGGGGCCACTAAGTTCTCCTCGGCAACTGCAAGAGAATCACGGTTACAAATAAGTCAGGAAAAGTAGAgtgtatgaatgaatgaatacGATGATCGAGGAGCAATGCAAACTCGAGCACAACATTAGTCTATAAATTGACGAAGAAAAGAAAGGGATCTATGGTTAGAAGTGAAGTATTGATAGAACTAACAGAATAACTCCCATCTACTAATAATGCTTACCGTATGCCACTAAGAGGTTGGGGTCTTCTTGCATGTCAACCAACACCTGCAAAAAACAAGAGAGGTTAAATGATAAGGAGAGATTCCCAATTTTGTTCTCTGGGTAAGGCTAAAGCCACAAATATCAATTGGAAATTTTGATAAGAAATCAAGAAAAAGAATGTCAAAGTTATGATCATATTAGCACACCACAGAGCAAGACCGGtttctctctgtctctctctctctctctctttggtGGGTGGGTTGGGGGATAACCTGATAGAAGGGTTGATCTGGACCACGAGTCAACTTGTCAATATTTGCGCCATCAATCCATGACTTCGATTCACAGCATGCCGGATCCATTCCACAAACAACAGCCCGATATCCTATAATACCAAAATAAACTTATAAGAGATGATATAAACTACATTATGCAGCCTCAGGATCCATGTGAGATATTGCTGAAACAGAGTCCGTCTCTGCCCTAACCGACTTTGCAGGATGTGTCATTAATGACTGCTTTTCTATGAAACAACTAACCTATCATAAATACGTTTGACTAGTCACTAACAACCCACATCTTGTGTTTTAATCTTCACTTAAGTCTTGTTCGTGGATGATTTACGGCAGAGTATATAAAGAATTTGGACTATAACAAGCACAACTACTTAAATGTTATGTTTAAAACGACACATAAATAGTGCATAATGAGGTAACAAATTACCAAATACTTTATGCTTTACTTTTTGGCCCAAGCGGAAAGCGTATTTTGCACTTTCATATGCTTGGGCTTTCGCAGATGCAGCCAAAGAATTTGCTTCGAGTTTGGAAATTTCATCTCGCAACTCAGCAGCCCGATTGTAATTCTCATTCTCAACTGCATTCTGCAGGTCTGCACTGCAAGAAGAATAGTGGCTTTTAAGTTCCCATATAAATCGATTATCAGGAAACGGATAATGGATGGAAAACCCGAGCCAGCTATACCAGAAAAAAGCTCAGAGCCTTACCGAAGTCTTAATATACTTATAGCCATATCTTGAGCTTCACTCTTGGACGATGATCCTCTTCTGCTTTCTCGGAGTTTGATAACCTCTGATTCAACCTTCAAATAAATCCATTATATAAGCATGATGAGATCTTCACAATTACCTTGAGGCCAACAGCACTGCAGTCTATGATAGATTTTCACAATAAGTTCCAAAAGCAACGATATCAAGAGAATAAAATGAGACTAAGATCCCAAACTCTTctcaaaatgaaagaaatactTTACACAATGATCAGAAcatagaaaaataatctactaATTCAAACCTCAGTCAACTGGTTTCTCAGTTGCTGGGCAACTTCATACTGCTCCAAATTCAAAGCATACTGCAAAACAATCACAGAGATAATAAGCCAACTAACTTATGTTCAAGACACGTAACACTAGCCAACAAGATTATAGCATCTCAAACCTGTACACGGGTGGCCAAATCGAGCTCAAAGAAAAACATCAGAATATCCTCATTGGCTCTCTCACTGTGCTCACAGCTCGCATCCAATTCTGATCCCTTATCATTTCCTCTAAATAGCCATCCAGCTTGAACCCTCAAACCACTACGTTGGGACACCTTACATGGTCCAGCAAAGGAAGTCCCTCTCCCACCGTAAGCACAGAGACACAACCTTGGAGCCCCAAGAACTAAATACGCCTCCCTAACTTGGCTGGCACTTCTCCTTGACCAATCACTTGATCCACACAAAACACTGCTTCTAGAAGTCACCAAAGGGTTTATCGAATTTTGCACCATTTTTTTAGCAGAATAACCCTCCCAAAGTGTTCACTGCTTTTGAGTAATGGAGAAAGGCAAGGCCTCACAGCTCCTCAATGTATCAAACCATCGTTTCCTATTTTCCTGGAAACAACCTAATTCAAGCCATTAACCGGAAAATGTCACTAAATCAAGCAAAAGAGTTCACACAGAAGACAACAAGTACTGCAACACAACGAGCTTCTTTATATACTAATCATTCAGAAACCTTCTCAAACACAGAGAGGCCTACTAAAAATTATCTCAATTGAAGGATACAAAATCTCAGCCGCGGATCAATTTCAACTGCCATTATGGCATCTCAATCAAGAAACACTGGAGCATCAATTACTCCAAGGAGCCCACTAACCCCATCAAGTttattattgaaaattcatCAGCGACTCTAAAAATAAGTTACTGTTCGcccaaaaaaatacaataagACATATACGGGTAGAATAGAGGAAAAAACCTACAACATACAATCACAGATGAAATTGCTTCCAGAAACCATGCACAAGAAGACATCATTCATGAATTGCAACAACATAACACaaaattttataaagaaaaagatTAATTGGTAATACGTTATGGTCCTATTTCAAGCGTTGGAACTGGCACCTCGAGTGTGTGAAGAATGTGTTTTTTCTTCGGTAGTTTGCCCTGCGATTCGTATCTCTCAGCTCTTTCCCTGAGTCACACAGTTTACTGGCCTTCATTGATTAacgggaaaagaaaagaaaaagaatatctCAAATAGaaaagcataaataattactaCTCTCTGCATCTCACTTTGacttgattttgttttttgttaTATTCAatttgatcttttttttttttgaataatcaTTTTTCCTTATAATAAATACGAGCACACATATTTATACACTTTtactttataattttatttttttagataattatATCGAAGAGAATTAAGCCAAGGCAAATTCTTGAGTGCGACAGGTTTGAAAGTTTGCATTTTTTCacaataatatttacttttattcataataacttttacttttagttatttaaactcattaatacttatattcttaactatttggtcaagtaatcattgtcgtaacaaaaagtaattattattacaatgaaatgtaatatttataaagtattacatttattcacgataagtgttacttttattcatgagaacttgtattattgcataagtatatatttgtacaaataaatttatatcttgtgcttattaaaagtaaccgaTCGCATACTATGCGACCGGCCGCATTGAAGACCAACCTTTAGGCCAATTGAGCAAATGAGACGGGATGGAGAGAATAAAATTTCTCGCAGCACCAAGACCGATCCTCAAAATTGTTGAATCCCCCTCCCCCTAATCGGAGTTGgtttttttgcaattttgcTTTTAAAAAAGTTCTCCTCCAAGTAGGCTTTGCTAGTTTGTTGTTAGg
It contains:
- the LOC130995873 gene encoding clp protease adapter protein ClpF, chloroplastic isoform X2; translated protein: MVQNSINPLVTSRSSVLCGSSDWSRRSASQVREAYLVLGAPRLCLCAYGGRGTSFAGPCKVSQRSGLRVQAGWLFRGNDKGSELDASCEHSERANEDILMFFFELDLATRVQYALNLEQYEVAQQLRNQLTEVESEVIKLRESRRGSSSKSEAQDMAISILRLRADLQNAVENENYNRAAELRDEISKLEANSLAASAKAQAYESAKYAFRLGQKVKHKVFGYRAVVCGMDPACCESKSWIDGANIDKLTRGPDQPFYQVLVDMQEDPNLLVAYVAEENLVAPDQQDTDRFEHPYASFLFYGMDGGGDFIPIKQLREKYNQPRHQLPYDPLDEDNGKDA
- the LOC130995873 gene encoding clp protease adapter protein ClpF, chloroplastic isoform X1 gives rise to the protein MVQNSINPLVTSRSSVLCGSSDWSRRSASQVREAYLVLGAPRLCLCAYGGRGTSFAGPCKVSQRSGLRVQAGWLFRGNDKGSELDASCEHSERANEDILMFFFELDLATRVQYALNLEQYEVAQQLRNQLTEVESEVIKLRESRRGSSSKSEAQDMAISILRLRADLQNAVENENYNRAAELRDEISKLEANSLAASAKAQAYESAKYAFRLGQKVKHKVFGYRAVVCGMDPACCESKSWIDGANIDKLTRGPDQPFYQVLVDMQEDPNLLVAYVAEENLVAPDQQDTVSDRFEHPYASFLFYGMDGGGDFIPIKQLREKYNQPRHQLPYDPLDEDNGKDA